In a genomic window of Myotis daubentonii chromosome X, mMyoDau2.1, whole genome shotgun sequence:
- the LAS1L gene encoding ribosomal biogenesis protein LAS1L isoform X2: protein MGGIQDQGRVRSGPSGGMDLVWSAWCGKFVKDKSLSPLWAQRIVVAWLSKAEWDQVTVYLFCNDHKLQRYALNRITAWRSRLGNELPLAVASTADLVRCKLLDVTGGLGTDELRLLYGMALVRFVNLISERKTKSVRLPLRFLAQEVNIPDWIVELRHELTHKKMPHINDCRRGCYFVLDWLQKTYWCRQLENSLRETWELEEDKEETDEDNQEESNNIVDDIPEQKPKPMDEEKSAELDVRVDGDSTGDKEIDAHWEKAQRHKELYERARELLVSYEEEQFKVLEKFRYLPQAVKVWNQLPPPVDCILAELKGITCENREAVLDAFLDDGFLIPTFEQLAALQIEYEDGQTEVPRGEGTDPESHKNVDFNDILVPKPFSQFWQPLLRGLHSQTFMQALLERMFSELPALGNSGIRPTYILRWTVELIVANTKTGRNARRFSAVQWEARKSWRLFNCSATLDWPWVVESCLGSPCWASPHLLQLIFKAMGQVLPDEDQKKLLHICSIYTQNGKNSLVEDGSEASPIGKSAYTVDSLYWSLKPSGPDSRPEGEAQQQEEKGNLNDVKEDEMEENEVLEDQIEEEEEENDYQEKWEEEEEDEDDDDDEDDEDDDEEDRMELGTFSLEEESPTVENARLLAQKRGALQGSAWQVSSEDVQWGIFPIGRMPGQTEDPAELMLENYDTMYLLDQPVLEQRLEPPTCKIGCRPQKRGIAGHTGQPASGKSAQNLPDSRKTQPY from the exons ATGGGGGGAATCCAGGACCAGGGCCGGGTCAGGTCTGGGCCTTCCGGGGGGATGGATCTGGTGTGGAGTGCGTGGTGTGGGAAGTTCGTCAAAGATAAAAGCTTGTCGCCCCTCTGGGCCCAGCGCATCGTAGTGGCCTGGCTCAGTAAGGCCGAGTGGGATCAGGTGACGGTGTATCTGTTCTGTAATGACCATAAATTGCAGCGGTACGCGCTGAACCGCATCACAGCATGGAGGAGCAG GTTAGGCAACGAACTGCCCCTGGCAGTGGCTTCTACTGCTGACCTGGTACGCTGTAAGCTCTTGGATGTAACTGGTGGCTTGGGCACTGATGAACTTAGACTGCTCTATGGCATGGCATTGGTCAG GTTTGTGAATCTTATCTCGGAGAGGAAGACAAAGTCTGTCAGGCTCCCCCTCAGGTTCCTGGCTCAGGAG GTGAACATCCCGGATTGGATTGTTGAACTTCGCCATGAGTTGACCCACAAGAAAATGCCTCATATAAATGACTGCCGTAGAG GTTGCTATTTTGTTCTGGATTGGCTCCAGAAAACCTACTGGTGCCGCCAACTGGAGAACAGCCTGAGAGAGACCTGGGAGTTGGAGGAGGACAAGGAAGAGACAGATGAAGACAACCAAGAGGAATCAAACAACATTGTTGATGACATCCCAGAACAGAAACCAAAGCCTATGGATGAAGAGAAAAGTGCAGAGCTGGATGTCAGGGTTGATGGAGACAGCACAGGTGACAAAGAGATTGATGCACATTGGGAGAAGGCTCAGAGACATAAAGAGCTGTATG AAAGAGCCCGAGAACTACTGGTATCATATGAAGAGGAGCAGTTTAAG GTACTGGAGAAATTTAGGTATTTACCTCAGGCTGTTAAGGTGTGGAATCAACTGCCCCCGCCTGTAGACTGTATCCTGGCAGAACTCAAAGGCATTACATGCGAGAACAG GGAAGCTGTGCTGGATGCTTTTCTAGATGATGGCTTTCTCATCCCCACATTTGAGCAGTTGGCAGCTTTGCAGATAGAGTATGAAG ATGGGCAGACTGAGGTCCCGAGAGGGGAAGGTACTGACCCAGAGTCACACA AAAACGTGGACTTCAATGATATCCTGGTACCAAAGCCGTTCTCTCAATTCTGGCAGCCTCTGCTTAGGGGCCTGCACTCCCAGACCTTCATGCAGGCCCTGCTAGAGAGGATGTTCTCCGAACTGCCAGCCTTGGGGAACAGTGGGATCCGGCCCACCTACATCCTCAGATGGACGGTTGAACTGATCGTGGCTAACACCAAGACTG GACGGAATGCCCGCCGATTTTCTGCAGTCCAGTGGGAAGCAAGAAAGAGCTGGCGGTTATTCAACTGCTCTGCAACCCTTGACTGGCCCTGGGTGGTTGAGTCCTGCTTGGGTTCACCTTGCTGGGCCAGCCCCCATCTCCTCCAGCT CATCTTCAAAGCCATGGGGCAGGTCCTGCCAGATGAGGATCAGAAGAAGCTGCTGCATATCTGTTCCATTTATACACAGAATGGAAAAAACAGCCTGGTGGAGGATGGCTCAGAGGCCTCCCCTATTGGAAAGTCTGCATACACAGTGGACAGCCTGTATTGGAGCCTCAAACCCTCTGGCCCCGACTCCAGGCCTGAAGGAGAAGCCCAGCagcaggaggagaagggaaaCCTTAATGATGTCAAGGAAGATGAGATGGAGGAGAATGAGGTCTTAGAAGACCAgatagaagaggaggaagaggaaaatgatTACCAagagaagtgggaggaggaggaggaggatgaagatgacgatgatgatgaagatgatgaagatgatgatgaggaAGACAGAATGGAGTTGGGTACTTTCTCTTTGGAGGAAGAGTCCCCCACTGTCGAGAATGCCAGGCTCCTGGCTCAGAAAAGAGGAGCTCTGCAGGGTTCTGCATGGCAAGTTAGCTCGG AAGATGTGCAGTGGGGCATCTTCCCCATCGGCCGAATGCCAGGTCAGACTGAGGACCCAGCAGAGCTTATGCTGGAGAATTATGACACCATGTATCTTTTGGACCAGCCTGTGCTAGAGCAGCGGCTGGAACCTCCAACATGCAAGATAGG
- the LAS1L gene encoding ribosomal biogenesis protein LAS1L isoform X4: MGGIQDQGRVRSGPSGGMDLVWSAWCGKFVKDKSLSPLWAQRIVVAWLSKAEWDQVTVYLFCNDHKLQRYALNRITAWRSRLGNELPLAVASTADLVRCKLLDVTGGLGTDELRLLYGMALVRFVNLISERKTKSVRLPLRFLAQEVNIPDWIVELRHELTHKKMPHINDCRRGCYFVLDWLQKTYWCRQLENSLRETWELEEDKEETDEDNQEESNNIVDDIPEQKPKPMDEEKSAELDVRVDGDSTGDKEIDAHWEKAQRHKELYERARELLVSYEEEQFKVLEKFRYLPQAVKVWNQLPPPVDCILAELKGITCENREAVLDAFLDDGFLIPTFEQLAALQIEYEDGQTEVPRGEGTDPESHKNVDFNDILVPKPFSQFWQPLLRGLHSQTFMQALLERMFSELPALGNSGIRPTYILRWTVELIVANTKTGRNARRFSAVQWEARKSWRLFNCSATLDWPWVVESCLGSPCWASPHLLQLIFKAMGQVLPDEDQKKLLHICSIYTQNGKNSLVEDGSEASPIGKSAYTVDSLYWSLKPSGPDSRPEGEAQQQEEKGNLNDVKEDEMEENEVLEDQIEEEEEENDYQEKWEEEEEDEDDDDDEDDEDDDEEDRMELGTFSLEEESPTVENARLLAQKRGALQGSAWQVSSEDVQWGIFPIGRMPGQTEDPAELMLENYDTMYLLDQPVLEQRLEPPTCKIGQDGGPLP; the protein is encoded by the exons ATGGGGGGAATCCAGGACCAGGGCCGGGTCAGGTCTGGGCCTTCCGGGGGGATGGATCTGGTGTGGAGTGCGTGGTGTGGGAAGTTCGTCAAAGATAAAAGCTTGTCGCCCCTCTGGGCCCAGCGCATCGTAGTGGCCTGGCTCAGTAAGGCCGAGTGGGATCAGGTGACGGTGTATCTGTTCTGTAATGACCATAAATTGCAGCGGTACGCGCTGAACCGCATCACAGCATGGAGGAGCAG GTTAGGCAACGAACTGCCCCTGGCAGTGGCTTCTACTGCTGACCTGGTACGCTGTAAGCTCTTGGATGTAACTGGTGGCTTGGGCACTGATGAACTTAGACTGCTCTATGGCATGGCATTGGTCAG GTTTGTGAATCTTATCTCGGAGAGGAAGACAAAGTCTGTCAGGCTCCCCCTCAGGTTCCTGGCTCAGGAG GTGAACATCCCGGATTGGATTGTTGAACTTCGCCATGAGTTGACCCACAAGAAAATGCCTCATATAAATGACTGCCGTAGAG GTTGCTATTTTGTTCTGGATTGGCTCCAGAAAACCTACTGGTGCCGCCAACTGGAGAACAGCCTGAGAGAGACCTGGGAGTTGGAGGAGGACAAGGAAGAGACAGATGAAGACAACCAAGAGGAATCAAACAACATTGTTGATGACATCCCAGAACAGAAACCAAAGCCTATGGATGAAGAGAAAAGTGCAGAGCTGGATGTCAGGGTTGATGGAGACAGCACAGGTGACAAAGAGATTGATGCACATTGGGAGAAGGCTCAGAGACATAAAGAGCTGTATG AAAGAGCCCGAGAACTACTGGTATCATATGAAGAGGAGCAGTTTAAG GTACTGGAGAAATTTAGGTATTTACCTCAGGCTGTTAAGGTGTGGAATCAACTGCCCCCGCCTGTAGACTGTATCCTGGCAGAACTCAAAGGCATTACATGCGAGAACAG GGAAGCTGTGCTGGATGCTTTTCTAGATGATGGCTTTCTCATCCCCACATTTGAGCAGTTGGCAGCTTTGCAGATAGAGTATGAAG ATGGGCAGACTGAGGTCCCGAGAGGGGAAGGTACTGACCCAGAGTCACACA AAAACGTGGACTTCAATGATATCCTGGTACCAAAGCCGTTCTCTCAATTCTGGCAGCCTCTGCTTAGGGGCCTGCACTCCCAGACCTTCATGCAGGCCCTGCTAGAGAGGATGTTCTCCGAACTGCCAGCCTTGGGGAACAGTGGGATCCGGCCCACCTACATCCTCAGATGGACGGTTGAACTGATCGTGGCTAACACCAAGACTG GACGGAATGCCCGCCGATTTTCTGCAGTCCAGTGGGAAGCAAGAAAGAGCTGGCGGTTATTCAACTGCTCTGCAACCCTTGACTGGCCCTGGGTGGTTGAGTCCTGCTTGGGTTCACCTTGCTGGGCCAGCCCCCATCTCCTCCAGCT CATCTTCAAAGCCATGGGGCAGGTCCTGCCAGATGAGGATCAGAAGAAGCTGCTGCATATCTGTTCCATTTATACACAGAATGGAAAAAACAGCCTGGTGGAGGATGGCTCAGAGGCCTCCCCTATTGGAAAGTCTGCATACACAGTGGACAGCCTGTATTGGAGCCTCAAACCCTCTGGCCCCGACTCCAGGCCTGAAGGAGAAGCCCAGCagcaggaggagaagggaaaCCTTAATGATGTCAAGGAAGATGAGATGGAGGAGAATGAGGTCTTAGAAGACCAgatagaagaggaggaagaggaaaatgatTACCAagagaagtgggaggaggaggaggaggatgaagatgacgatgatgatgaagatgatgaagatgatgatgaggaAGACAGAATGGAGTTGGGTACTTTCTCTTTGGAGGAAGAGTCCCCCACTGTCGAGAATGCCAGGCTCCTGGCTCAGAAAAGAGGAGCTCTGCAGGGTTCTGCATGGCAAGTTAGCTCGG AAGATGTGCAGTGGGGCATCTTCCCCATCGGCCGAATGCCAGGTCAGACTGAGGACCCAGCAGAGCTTATGCTGGAGAATTATGACACCATGTATCTTTTGGACCAGCCTGTGCTAGAGCAGCGGCTGGAACCTCCAACATGCAAGATAGG
- the LAS1L gene encoding ribosomal biogenesis protein LAS1L isoform X5 has product MGGIQDQGRVRSGPSGGMDLVWSAWCGKFVKDKSLSPLWAQRIVVAWLSKAEWDQVTVYLFCNDHKLQRYALNRITAWRSRFVNLISERKTKSVRLPLRFLAQEVNIPDWIVELRHELTHKKMPHINDCRRGCYFVLDWLQKTYWCRQLENSLRETWELEEDKEETDEDNQEESNNIVDDIPEQKPKPMDEEKSAELDVRVDGDSTGDKEIDAHWEKAQRHKELYERARELLVSYEEEQFKVLEKFRYLPQAVKVWNQLPPPVDCILAELKGITCENREAVLDAFLDDGFLIPTFEQLAALQIEYEDGQTEVPRGEGTDPESHKNVDFNDILVPKPFSQFWQPLLRGLHSQTFMQALLERMFSELPALGNSGIRPTYILRWTVELIVANTKTGRNARRFSAVQWEARKSWRLFNCSATLDWPWVVESCLGSPCWASPHLLQLIFKAMGQVLPDEDQKKLLHICSIYTQNGKNSLVEDGSEASPIGKSAYTVDSLYWSLKPSGPDSRPEGEAQQQEEKGNLNDVKEDEMEENEVLEDQIEEEEEENDYQEKWEEEEEDEDDDDDEDDEDDDEEDRMELGTFSLEEESPTVENARLLAQKRGALQGSAWQVSSEDVQWGIFPIGRMPGQTEDPAELMLENYDTMYLLDQPVLEQRLEPPTCKIGTLGLSCGIGSSNGSNNLEGLLWSQGQLHRLKTGLQLF; this is encoded by the exons ATGGGGGGAATCCAGGACCAGGGCCGGGTCAGGTCTGGGCCTTCCGGGGGGATGGATCTGGTGTGGAGTGCGTGGTGTGGGAAGTTCGTCAAAGATAAAAGCTTGTCGCCCCTCTGGGCCCAGCGCATCGTAGTGGCCTGGCTCAGTAAGGCCGAGTGGGATCAGGTGACGGTGTATCTGTTCTGTAATGACCATAAATTGCAGCGGTACGCGCTGAACCGCATCACAGCATGGAGGAGCAG GTTTGTGAATCTTATCTCGGAGAGGAAGACAAAGTCTGTCAGGCTCCCCCTCAGGTTCCTGGCTCAGGAG GTGAACATCCCGGATTGGATTGTTGAACTTCGCCATGAGTTGACCCACAAGAAAATGCCTCATATAAATGACTGCCGTAGAG GTTGCTATTTTGTTCTGGATTGGCTCCAGAAAACCTACTGGTGCCGCCAACTGGAGAACAGCCTGAGAGAGACCTGGGAGTTGGAGGAGGACAAGGAAGAGACAGATGAAGACAACCAAGAGGAATCAAACAACATTGTTGATGACATCCCAGAACAGAAACCAAAGCCTATGGATGAAGAGAAAAGTGCAGAGCTGGATGTCAGGGTTGATGGAGACAGCACAGGTGACAAAGAGATTGATGCACATTGGGAGAAGGCTCAGAGACATAAAGAGCTGTATG AAAGAGCCCGAGAACTACTGGTATCATATGAAGAGGAGCAGTTTAAG GTACTGGAGAAATTTAGGTATTTACCTCAGGCTGTTAAGGTGTGGAATCAACTGCCCCCGCCTGTAGACTGTATCCTGGCAGAACTCAAAGGCATTACATGCGAGAACAG GGAAGCTGTGCTGGATGCTTTTCTAGATGATGGCTTTCTCATCCCCACATTTGAGCAGTTGGCAGCTTTGCAGATAGAGTATGAAG ATGGGCAGACTGAGGTCCCGAGAGGGGAAGGTACTGACCCAGAGTCACACA AAAACGTGGACTTCAATGATATCCTGGTACCAAAGCCGTTCTCTCAATTCTGGCAGCCTCTGCTTAGGGGCCTGCACTCCCAGACCTTCATGCAGGCCCTGCTAGAGAGGATGTTCTCCGAACTGCCAGCCTTGGGGAACAGTGGGATCCGGCCCACCTACATCCTCAGATGGACGGTTGAACTGATCGTGGCTAACACCAAGACTG GACGGAATGCCCGCCGATTTTCTGCAGTCCAGTGGGAAGCAAGAAAGAGCTGGCGGTTATTCAACTGCTCTGCAACCCTTGACTGGCCCTGGGTGGTTGAGTCCTGCTTGGGTTCACCTTGCTGGGCCAGCCCCCATCTCCTCCAGCT CATCTTCAAAGCCATGGGGCAGGTCCTGCCAGATGAGGATCAGAAGAAGCTGCTGCATATCTGTTCCATTTATACACAGAATGGAAAAAACAGCCTGGTGGAGGATGGCTCAGAGGCCTCCCCTATTGGAAAGTCTGCATACACAGTGGACAGCCTGTATTGGAGCCTCAAACCCTCTGGCCCCGACTCCAGGCCTGAAGGAGAAGCCCAGCagcaggaggagaagggaaaCCTTAATGATGTCAAGGAAGATGAGATGGAGGAGAATGAGGTCTTAGAAGACCAgatagaagaggaggaagaggaaaatgatTACCAagagaagtgggaggaggaggaggaggatgaagatgacgatgatgatgaagatgatgaagatgatgatgaggaAGACAGAATGGAGTTGGGTACTTTCTCTTTGGAGGAAGAGTCCCCCACTGTCGAGAATGCCAGGCTCCTGGCTCAGAAAAGAGGAGCTCTGCAGGGTTCTGCATGGCAAGTTAGCTCGG AAGATGTGCAGTGGGGCATCTTCCCCATCGGCCGAATGCCAGGTCAGACTGAGGACCCAGCAGAGCTTATGCTGGAGAATTATGACACCATGTATCTTTTGGACCAGCCTGTGCTAGAGCAGCGGCTGGAACCTCCAACATGCAAGATAGG
- the LAS1L gene encoding ribosomal biogenesis protein LAS1L isoform X1: MGGIQDQGRVRSGPSGGMDLVWSAWCGKFVKDKSLSPLWAQRIVVAWLSKAEWDQVTVYLFCNDHKLQRYALNRITAWRSRLGNELPLAVASTADLVRCKLLDVTGGLGTDELRLLYGMALVRFVNLISERKTKSVRLPLRFLAQEVNIPDWIVELRHELTHKKMPHINDCRRGCYFVLDWLQKTYWCRQLENSLRETWELEEDKEETDEDNQEESNNIVDDIPEQKPKPMDEEKSAELDVRVDGDSTGDKEIDAHWEKAQRHKELYERARELLVSYEEEQFKVLEKFRYLPQAVKVWNQLPPPVDCILAELKGITCENREAVLDAFLDDGFLIPTFEQLAALQIEYEDGQTEVPRGEGTDPESHKNVDFNDILVPKPFSQFWQPLLRGLHSQTFMQALLERMFSELPALGNSGIRPTYILRWTVELIVANTKTGRNARRFSAVQWEARKSWRLFNCSATLDWPWVVESCLGSPCWASPHLLQLIFKAMGQVLPDEDQKKLLHICSIYTQNGKNSLVEDGSEASPIGKSAYTVDSLYWSLKPSGPDSRPEGEAQQQEEKGNLNDVKEDEMEENEVLEDQIEEEEEENDYQEKWEEEEEDEDDDDDEDDEDDDEEDRMELGTFSLEEESPTVENARLLAQKRGALQGSAWQVSSEDVQWGIFPIGRMPGQTEDPAELMLENYDTMYLLDQPVLEQRLEPPTCKIGTLGLSCGIGSSNGSNNLEGLLWSQGQLHRLKTGLQLF; the protein is encoded by the exons ATGGGGGGAATCCAGGACCAGGGCCGGGTCAGGTCTGGGCCTTCCGGGGGGATGGATCTGGTGTGGAGTGCGTGGTGTGGGAAGTTCGTCAAAGATAAAAGCTTGTCGCCCCTCTGGGCCCAGCGCATCGTAGTGGCCTGGCTCAGTAAGGCCGAGTGGGATCAGGTGACGGTGTATCTGTTCTGTAATGACCATAAATTGCAGCGGTACGCGCTGAACCGCATCACAGCATGGAGGAGCAG GTTAGGCAACGAACTGCCCCTGGCAGTGGCTTCTACTGCTGACCTGGTACGCTGTAAGCTCTTGGATGTAACTGGTGGCTTGGGCACTGATGAACTTAGACTGCTCTATGGCATGGCATTGGTCAG GTTTGTGAATCTTATCTCGGAGAGGAAGACAAAGTCTGTCAGGCTCCCCCTCAGGTTCCTGGCTCAGGAG GTGAACATCCCGGATTGGATTGTTGAACTTCGCCATGAGTTGACCCACAAGAAAATGCCTCATATAAATGACTGCCGTAGAG GTTGCTATTTTGTTCTGGATTGGCTCCAGAAAACCTACTGGTGCCGCCAACTGGAGAACAGCCTGAGAGAGACCTGGGAGTTGGAGGAGGACAAGGAAGAGACAGATGAAGACAACCAAGAGGAATCAAACAACATTGTTGATGACATCCCAGAACAGAAACCAAAGCCTATGGATGAAGAGAAAAGTGCAGAGCTGGATGTCAGGGTTGATGGAGACAGCACAGGTGACAAAGAGATTGATGCACATTGGGAGAAGGCTCAGAGACATAAAGAGCTGTATG AAAGAGCCCGAGAACTACTGGTATCATATGAAGAGGAGCAGTTTAAG GTACTGGAGAAATTTAGGTATTTACCTCAGGCTGTTAAGGTGTGGAATCAACTGCCCCCGCCTGTAGACTGTATCCTGGCAGAACTCAAAGGCATTACATGCGAGAACAG GGAAGCTGTGCTGGATGCTTTTCTAGATGATGGCTTTCTCATCCCCACATTTGAGCAGTTGGCAGCTTTGCAGATAGAGTATGAAG ATGGGCAGACTGAGGTCCCGAGAGGGGAAGGTACTGACCCAGAGTCACACA AAAACGTGGACTTCAATGATATCCTGGTACCAAAGCCGTTCTCTCAATTCTGGCAGCCTCTGCTTAGGGGCCTGCACTCCCAGACCTTCATGCAGGCCCTGCTAGAGAGGATGTTCTCCGAACTGCCAGCCTTGGGGAACAGTGGGATCCGGCCCACCTACATCCTCAGATGGACGGTTGAACTGATCGTGGCTAACACCAAGACTG GACGGAATGCCCGCCGATTTTCTGCAGTCCAGTGGGAAGCAAGAAAGAGCTGGCGGTTATTCAACTGCTCTGCAACCCTTGACTGGCCCTGGGTGGTTGAGTCCTGCTTGGGTTCACCTTGCTGGGCCAGCCCCCATCTCCTCCAGCT CATCTTCAAAGCCATGGGGCAGGTCCTGCCAGATGAGGATCAGAAGAAGCTGCTGCATATCTGTTCCATTTATACACAGAATGGAAAAAACAGCCTGGTGGAGGATGGCTCAGAGGCCTCCCCTATTGGAAAGTCTGCATACACAGTGGACAGCCTGTATTGGAGCCTCAAACCCTCTGGCCCCGACTCCAGGCCTGAAGGAGAAGCCCAGCagcaggaggagaagggaaaCCTTAATGATGTCAAGGAAGATGAGATGGAGGAGAATGAGGTCTTAGAAGACCAgatagaagaggaggaagaggaaaatgatTACCAagagaagtgggaggaggaggaggaggatgaagatgacgatgatgatgaagatgatgaagatgatgatgaggaAGACAGAATGGAGTTGGGTACTTTCTCTTTGGAGGAAGAGTCCCCCACTGTCGAGAATGCCAGGCTCCTGGCTCAGAAAAGAGGAGCTCTGCAGGGTTCTGCATGGCAAGTTAGCTCGG AAGATGTGCAGTGGGGCATCTTCCCCATCGGCCGAATGCCAGGTCAGACTGAGGACCCAGCAGAGCTTATGCTGGAGAATTATGACACCATGTATCTTTTGGACCAGCCTGTGCTAGAGCAGCGGCTGGAACCTCCAACATGCAAGATAGG
- the LAS1L gene encoding ribosomal biogenesis protein LAS1L isoform X6, whose product MGGIQDQGRVRSGPSGGMDLVWSAWCGKFVKDKSLSPLWAQRIVVAWLSKAEWDQVTVYLFCNDHKLQRYALNRITAWRSRFVNLISERKTKSVRLPLRFLAQEVNIPDWIVELRHELTHKKMPHINDCRRGCYFVLDWLQKTYWCRQLENSLRETWELEEDKEETDEDNQEESNNIVDDIPEQKPKPMDEEKSAELDVRVDGDSTGDKEIDAHWEKAQRHKELYERARELLVSYEEEQFKVLEKFRYLPQAVKVWNQLPPPVDCILAELKGITCENREAVLDAFLDDGFLIPTFEQLAALQIEYEENVDFNDILVPKPFSQFWQPLLRGLHSQTFMQALLERMFSELPALGNSGIRPTYILRWTVELIVANTKTGRNARRFSAVQWEARKSWRLFNCSATLDWPWVVESCLGSPCWASPHLLQLIFKAMGQVLPDEDQKKLLHICSIYTQNGKNSLVEDGSEASPIGKSAYTVDSLYWSLKPSGPDSRPEGEAQQQEEKGNLNDVKEDEMEENEVLEDQIEEEEEENDYQEKWEEEEEDEDDDDDEDDEDDDEEDRMELGTFSLEEESPTVENARLLAQKRGALQGSAWQVSSEDVQWGIFPIGRMPGQTEDPAELMLENYDTMYLLDQPVLEQRLEPPTCKIGTLGLSCGIGSSNGSNNLEGLLWSQGQLHRLKTGLQLF is encoded by the exons ATGGGGGGAATCCAGGACCAGGGCCGGGTCAGGTCTGGGCCTTCCGGGGGGATGGATCTGGTGTGGAGTGCGTGGTGTGGGAAGTTCGTCAAAGATAAAAGCTTGTCGCCCCTCTGGGCCCAGCGCATCGTAGTGGCCTGGCTCAGTAAGGCCGAGTGGGATCAGGTGACGGTGTATCTGTTCTGTAATGACCATAAATTGCAGCGGTACGCGCTGAACCGCATCACAGCATGGAGGAGCAG GTTTGTGAATCTTATCTCGGAGAGGAAGACAAAGTCTGTCAGGCTCCCCCTCAGGTTCCTGGCTCAGGAG GTGAACATCCCGGATTGGATTGTTGAACTTCGCCATGAGTTGACCCACAAGAAAATGCCTCATATAAATGACTGCCGTAGAG GTTGCTATTTTGTTCTGGATTGGCTCCAGAAAACCTACTGGTGCCGCCAACTGGAGAACAGCCTGAGAGAGACCTGGGAGTTGGAGGAGGACAAGGAAGAGACAGATGAAGACAACCAAGAGGAATCAAACAACATTGTTGATGACATCCCAGAACAGAAACCAAAGCCTATGGATGAAGAGAAAAGTGCAGAGCTGGATGTCAGGGTTGATGGAGACAGCACAGGTGACAAAGAGATTGATGCACATTGGGAGAAGGCTCAGAGACATAAAGAGCTGTATG AAAGAGCCCGAGAACTACTGGTATCATATGAAGAGGAGCAGTTTAAG GTACTGGAGAAATTTAGGTATTTACCTCAGGCTGTTAAGGTGTGGAATCAACTGCCCCCGCCTGTAGACTGTATCCTGGCAGAACTCAAAGGCATTACATGCGAGAACAG GGAAGCTGTGCTGGATGCTTTTCTAGATGATGGCTTTCTCATCCCCACATTTGAGCAGTTGGCAGCTTTGCAGATAGAGTATGAAG AAAACGTGGACTTCAATGATATCCTGGTACCAAAGCCGTTCTCTCAATTCTGGCAGCCTCTGCTTAGGGGCCTGCACTCCCAGACCTTCATGCAGGCCCTGCTAGAGAGGATGTTCTCCGAACTGCCAGCCTTGGGGAACAGTGGGATCCGGCCCACCTACATCCTCAGATGGACGGTTGAACTGATCGTGGCTAACACCAAGACTG GACGGAATGCCCGCCGATTTTCTGCAGTCCAGTGGGAAGCAAGAAAGAGCTGGCGGTTATTCAACTGCTCTGCAACCCTTGACTGGCCCTGGGTGGTTGAGTCCTGCTTGGGTTCACCTTGCTGGGCCAGCCCCCATCTCCTCCAGCT CATCTTCAAAGCCATGGGGCAGGTCCTGCCAGATGAGGATCAGAAGAAGCTGCTGCATATCTGTTCCATTTATACACAGAATGGAAAAAACAGCCTGGTGGAGGATGGCTCAGAGGCCTCCCCTATTGGAAAGTCTGCATACACAGTGGACAGCCTGTATTGGAGCCTCAAACCCTCTGGCCCCGACTCCAGGCCTGAAGGAGAAGCCCAGCagcaggaggagaagggaaaCCTTAATGATGTCAAGGAAGATGAGATGGAGGAGAATGAGGTCTTAGAAGACCAgatagaagaggaggaagaggaaaatgatTACCAagagaagtgggaggaggaggaggaggatgaagatgacgatgatgatgaagatgatgaagatgatgatgaggaAGACAGAATGGAGTTGGGTACTTTCTCTTTGGAGGAAGAGTCCCCCACTGTCGAGAATGCCAGGCTCCTGGCTCAGAAAAGAGGAGCTCTGCAGGGTTCTGCATGGCAAGTTAGCTCGG AAGATGTGCAGTGGGGCATCTTCCCCATCGGCCGAATGCCAGGTCAGACTGAGGACCCAGCAGAGCTTATGCTGGAGAATTATGACACCATGTATCTTTTGGACCAGCCTGTGCTAGAGCAGCGGCTGGAACCTCCAACATGCAAGATAGG